The following are encoded together in the Bacillus sp. NP157 genome:
- the mreD gene encoding rod shape-determining protein MreD has product MNKTRVRQLWFAATLLASLFLMLIPLPGPLTPFKPYWPALVLLYWCLQSGDRVGLGLAFCLGVGADLFNGVVLGEQAMRLTAMVFIALRFRSRLRFFPMWQQTLAVLAFLLNDRILLLLIRVFGGDPLPPPEYWISPFVGAALWPFLFLILDDLRARLRIHEA; this is encoded by the coding sequence ATGAACAAGACGCGCGTCCGCCAGCTCTGGTTCGCCGCCACGCTGCTCGCCTCGCTGTTCCTGATGCTGATCCCGCTGCCGGGTCCGCTCACCCCGTTCAAGCCGTACTGGCCTGCGCTGGTGCTGCTGTACTGGTGCCTGCAGTCGGGCGATCGGGTCGGCCTCGGCCTCGCCTTCTGCCTGGGTGTCGGCGCGGACCTGTTCAACGGCGTGGTGCTCGGCGAACAGGCCATGCGCCTCACCGCGATGGTCTTCATCGCGCTGCGTTTCCGCTCGCGCCTGCGCTTCTTCCCGATGTGGCAGCAGACCCTGGCGGTGCTCGCCTTCCTGCTCAACGACCGCATCCTGCTGCTGCTCATCCGCGTGTTCGGCGGCGATCCGTTGCCGCCGCCGGAGTACTGGATCTCGCCGTTCGTCGGCGCGGCCCTGTGGCCGTTCCTGTTCCTGATCCTCGACGACCTGCGCGCGCGATTGCGCATCCACGAAGCATGA
- a CDS encoding DeoR family transcriptional regulator — MTTDLRLNRRQEELVAIVQREGFVAVDELATHFDVAPQTIRRDLNLLADGGLIRRYHGGVSAPSSIENVAYAARQTLQAAEKNRIASAIAAHIPDGSSIFINLGTTNEGVGRALLEHRNLRVITNNLNIAILLSDNPTFEVIVAGGVVRGRDHGVTGETTIDLIRQFKVDYGIIGISGIELDGTLLDFDFHEVRVAQAIVEHSRQVILGADHTKIGRNAMVKLGDFSRIDAWYTDKAPPEELVPVLAAAGTQLHIAE, encoded by the coding sequence ATGACTACGGATCTACGCCTTAACCGTCGCCAGGAAGAGCTTGTCGCGATCGTCCAGCGCGAGGGCTTCGTCGCCGTCGACGAGCTGGCCACGCATTTCGACGTGGCGCCGCAGACCATTCGCCGCGACCTCAACCTGCTTGCCGATGGCGGCCTGATTCGCCGTTACCACGGCGGCGTCAGCGCGCCCTCCAGCATCGAGAACGTGGCCTACGCGGCCCGGCAGACGCTGCAGGCGGCGGAGAAGAACCGCATCGCCAGCGCCATTGCCGCGCATATCCCCGATGGATCCTCGATCTTCATCAACCTCGGTACCACCAACGAGGGGGTAGGGCGTGCGCTTCTCGAGCACCGCAACCTCCGCGTCATCACCAACAACCTCAATATCGCCATCCTGCTCAGCGACAACCCCACCTTCGAGGTGATCGTCGCCGGCGGGGTCGTGCGTGGGCGCGACCACGGCGTCACCGGCGAAACCACGATCGACCTGATCCGCCAGTTCAAGGTGGACTACGGGATCATCGGTATCTCCGGGATCGAGCTGGACGGTACGCTGCTCGACTTCGACTTTCACGAGGTCCGCGTCGCCCAGGCGATCGTCGAACATTCCCGCCAGGTCATCCTGGGCGCCGACCATACGAAGATCGGGCGCAACGCCATGGTCAAGCTGGGCGACTTCTCGCGGATCGACGCCTGGTACACCGACAAGGCGCCGCCGGAGGAGTTGGTGCCCGTGCTGGCTGCCGCCGGCACCCAGCTGCATATTGCCGAGTAG
- a CDS encoding aquaporin family protein produces the protein MRQQFGELISEALAMFIIIAFGDSVACMYVLYDPSPYLNAYWGVCIAWGLAVTIAIYATASVSGTHANPAVTLALAVFRDFSWKKVVPYWIAQVIGAFLGAAIVYALYGPVIDHFNETHNLTREAGGAAGVFFTHPGLAITPMHALSDQIILTAFLLFGIFAITEQYNETAPGANSGALIIGLLVATIGASMGYLEAWAINPARDFGPRLFAYFAGWGSSALPSPDNYWWVPIVGPLIGGVVGGGAYQLLVHPFLPARQRALEEARQAAGRNSSNTTR, from the coding sequence ATGCGGCAACAGTTCGGCGAGTTGATCTCAGAAGCCCTCGCGATGTTCATCATCATCGCATTCGGCGATTCCGTAGCGTGCATGTACGTGCTCTACGACCCCAGTCCCTACCTCAATGCGTATTGGGGCGTGTGTATCGCGTGGGGCCTTGCCGTCACCATCGCGATCTACGCGACGGCCTCGGTGTCGGGCACGCACGCAAACCCGGCGGTGACCCTCGCGCTGGCGGTCTTCCGCGACTTCTCGTGGAAGAAAGTGGTGCCGTACTGGATCGCGCAGGTGATCGGTGCGTTCCTCGGTGCCGCCATCGTCTACGCCCTGTACGGCCCGGTCATCGACCACTTCAACGAAACGCATAACCTGACCCGCGAAGCGGGCGGTGCCGCGGGTGTGTTCTTCACCCACCCGGGCCTGGCGATCACGCCGATGCACGCGCTGTCCGACCAGATCATCCTCACCGCCTTCCTGCTGTTCGGTATCTTCGCGATCACCGAGCAGTACAACGAGACCGCGCCGGGCGCCAACAGTGGCGCGCTGATCATCGGCCTGCTGGTCGCCACCATCGGTGCGTCGATGGGTTACCTCGAAGCATGGGCGATCAACCCCGCGCGTGACTTCGGCCCGCGCCTGTTCGCGTATTTCGCCGGATGGGGCTCCTCGGCGCTGCCTTCGCCGGACAACTACTGGTGGGTTCCGATCGTCGGCCCGCTGATCGGCGGTGTCGTTGGCGGCGGTGCCTACCAGCTGCTCGTGCATCCCTTCCTGCCGGCCCGCCAGCGTGCGCTTGAAGAAGCGCGCCAGGCCGCCGGTCGCAATTCCTCCAACACCACCCGTTAA
- the glpK gene encoding glycerol kinase GlpK, which translates to MSKQKYILAIDQGTTSSRTILFDHDGNIAGTAQREFPQIFPQPGWVEHNPREIMTSVLSTMTEVISSSGIDASCIEGIGITNQRETAVVWDKATGQPIYNAIVWQSRQTADICERLKKEGHDQMVRDKTGLLIDAYFAGTKVRWILDHVEGAQERAEKGELLFGTIDTWVIWNLTGGKVHVTDYTNASRTLMYDIYKRQWDDELLKMLNVPKSMLPEVKSSSEVYGSTQPKHFFGREVPIAGIAGDQQAALFGQACFEPGLAKNTYGTGCFMLMNTGEKAVPSKNGLLTTIAWGLDGKVEYALEGSIFVAGSVIQWLRDGLRMLGKASDSQSYAERAKDNDGVYFVPAFVGLGAPYWKSDVRGAVFGLSRGTTKEQFIRAALESMAYQTRDVLEAMQSDSGIQLKELRADGGAIANDFMAQFQADILDVTLLRPKVQETTAQGAAYLAGLAVGFWASKEDIAKRWAVDREFKPAMTKETRDDLYDGWKQAVNATMGFKPRN; encoded by the coding sequence ATGAGCAAGCAGAAATACATCCTCGCCATCGACCAGGGCACCACCAGCTCGCGCACCATCCTGTTCGATCACGACGGCAACATCGCCGGCACGGCGCAGCGTGAGTTCCCGCAGATCTTCCCGCAGCCGGGCTGGGTCGAGCACAACCCGCGCGAGATCATGACCAGCGTGCTGTCGACGATGACCGAAGTCATCAGCAGCTCGGGCATCGACGCGTCGTGCATCGAAGGGATCGGCATCACCAACCAGCGCGAAACCGCGGTGGTTTGGGACAAGGCCACCGGCCAGCCGATCTACAACGCGATCGTGTGGCAGTCGCGCCAGACCGCCGACATTTGCGAACGGCTGAAGAAGGAAGGCCATGACCAGATGGTCCGCGACAAGACCGGCCTGCTGATCGACGCGTACTTCGCCGGCACCAAGGTGCGCTGGATCCTCGACCACGTCGAAGGTGCACAGGAGCGCGCGGAGAAGGGCGAACTGCTGTTCGGCACGATCGACACCTGGGTGATCTGGAACCTGACCGGCGGAAAGGTCCACGTCACCGATTACACCAACGCCTCGCGCACGCTGATGTACGACATCTACAAGCGGCAGTGGGACGATGAGCTGCTGAAGATGCTCAACGTGCCGAAGTCGATGCTGCCGGAAGTGAAGTCGTCCAGCGAAGTCTATGGCAGCACACAGCCGAAGCATTTCTTCGGCCGCGAAGTGCCGATCGCCGGCATCGCGGGTGACCAGCAGGCGGCGCTGTTCGGCCAGGCCTGCTTCGAGCCGGGCCTGGCGAAGAACACCTACGGCACCGGCTGCTTCATGCTGATGAACACGGGCGAGAAGGCGGTGCCGTCGAAGAACGGCCTGCTCACCACCATCGCGTGGGGCCTCGACGGCAAGGTCGAATACGCGCTGGAAGGCAGCATCTTCGTCGCCGGCTCGGTGATCCAGTGGCTGCGCGATGGCCTGCGCATGCTCGGCAAGGCATCCGACTCGCAGTCGTACGCCGAGCGCGCGAAGGACAACGACGGCGTGTACTTCGTCCCGGCCTTCGTCGGCCTCGGCGCACCGTACTGGAAGAGCGACGTGCGTGGCGCGGTGTTCGGCCTCAGCCGCGGCACCACCAAGGAACAGTTCATCCGCGCCGCGCTGGAATCGATGGCCTACCAGACCCGCGACGTGCTCGAAGCGATGCAAAGCGATTCCGGCATCCAGCTGAAGGAACTGCGTGCCGACGGCGGCGCCATCGCCAACGACTTCATGGCGCAGTTCCAGGCCGACATCCTCGACGTGACGCTGCTACGCCCGAAGGTGCAGGAAACCACGGCACAGGGCGCGGCCTACCTCGCCGGCCTGGCCGTCGGCTTCTGGGCCAGCAAGGAAGACATCGCCAAGCGCTGGGCGGTGGATCGCGAGTTCAAGCCGGCGATGACCAAGGAAACCCGCGACGACCTGTACGACGGGTGGAAGCAGGCGGTCAACGCCACGATGGGATTCAAGCCGCGTAATTGA
- a CDS encoding carbohydrate kinase family protein — protein MTAVICGSLAYDTIMVFQDQFKNHIIPDQVHILNVSFLVPAMRREFGGCAGNIAYNLKLLGGEPMPVATVGQDFAPYRAHMEKHGIRLDGVRQYDDMFTPQCFITTDLDNNQITAFHPGAMSNAHDNHVRDIPDYEFGIVAPDGREAMLQHVDEFAARGVPFIFDPGQAMPLFNGDEFRSMIEKSTYVIVNDYESQLLQQRTGWDAATIASKVKAYIVTVGPRGSMIHAGGETITIPPARERQVVDPTGCGDAYRAGLIFGIMKDYDWATVGRMASLMGALKVEHPGTQNQYFTYEQFVAEFKDQFGYEFGQASA, from the coding sequence ATGACTGCCGTAATCTGCGGATCGCTCGCCTATGACACCATCATGGTGTTCCAGGACCAGTTCAAGAACCACATCATTCCGGATCAGGTGCACATCCTGAACGTGTCGTTCCTGGTCCCGGCGATGCGTCGCGAGTTCGGCGGCTGCGCCGGCAACATCGCCTACAACCTGAAGCTGCTCGGCGGCGAGCCGATGCCCGTGGCCACCGTCGGCCAGGATTTCGCCCCGTACCGCGCGCACATGGAAAAGCACGGCATCCGCCTCGACGGCGTGCGCCAGTACGACGACATGTTCACGCCGCAGTGCTTCATCACCACCGACCTGGATAACAACCAGATCACCGCGTTCCACCCGGGCGCCATGTCCAACGCGCACGACAACCACGTGCGGGACATCCCCGACTACGAGTTCGGCATCGTCGCACCGGATGGCCGCGAAGCCATGCTGCAGCACGTGGACGAGTTCGCCGCGCGCGGCGTGCCCTTCATCTTCGATCCGGGCCAGGCGATGCCGCTGTTCAACGGCGACGAGTTCCGCTCGATGATCGAGAAGTCGACCTACGTCATCGTCAACGACTACGAGTCGCAGCTGCTGCAGCAGCGCACCGGTTGGGATGCCGCGACCATCGCCTCCAAGGTGAAGGCCTACATCGTGACCGTCGGCCCGCGTGGTTCGATGATCCACGCCGGTGGCGAAACCATCACCATCCCGCCGGCCCGCGAGCGCCAGGTGGTCGACCCGACCGGTTGCGGCGACGCGTACCGCGCCGGCCTGATCTTCGGCATCATGAAGGACTACGACTGGGCCACCGTCGGCCGCATGGCCTCGCTCATGGGCGCACTGAAAGTCGAACACCCGGGCACGCAGAACCAGTACTTCACCTACGAGCAGTTCGTGGCGGAGTTCAAGGACCAGTTCGGTTACGAGTTCGGCCAGGCATCGGCGTAA
- the glpD gene encoding glycerol-3-phosphate dehydrogenase — protein MVEQVDVLVVGGGVNGVGIARDAVGRGLSVWLCERDDLASHTSSAATKLIHGGLRYLEQFEFALVGKALAEREVLLRAAPHIIWPLRFVLPHQPHLRPAWMIRIGLFLYDHLGRGRRTLPGSRRVRFAKHVTGEPMRAEFTQGFVYSDAWVQDARLVVLNAMDAVHRGAKIETHTRCVSARRDGDAWIAELEARDGTRHFVRARSLVNAAGPWAASFLDDVAHVKHTHSLRLIKGSHIVVPKIFDHRYAYIFQQPDRRIVFAIPYERDFTLIGTTDIEYKADPSHPTIDAEETQYLCEAVNRYFKKQLTPKDVVWSYSGVRPLLQDEAGSASEVTRDYLLDIDQTGGAPLLNVFGGKLTTFRKLSEEAVDKLAPLLGNDKPAWTADARPLPGGGERDIDALTDDIRASRPWLPEAFAWRLTHMYGTRARDLLGEANGLDALGKHFGSDLYQAEVDYLVRHEWATEAEDILWRRSKIGLRVGPDDVRRLTEYLDQRVPKAPTTPTP, from the coding sequence ATGGTTGAGCAGGTCGATGTCCTGGTGGTTGGCGGTGGCGTAAACGGCGTGGGTATTGCCCGCGACGCGGTAGGGCGCGGGCTGTCGGTTTGGCTGTGCGAGCGCGACGACCTGGCTTCGCACACTTCAAGTGCGGCGACGAAGCTTATCCACGGTGGCCTGCGCTACCTCGAGCAATTCGAATTCGCCCTGGTCGGCAAGGCGCTGGCCGAGCGCGAAGTGCTGCTGCGTGCCGCACCGCACATCATCTGGCCGCTTCGCTTCGTCCTCCCGCACCAGCCGCACCTGCGCCCGGCGTGGATGATCCGGATCGGCCTGTTCCTCTACGACCATCTCGGCCGCGGTCGCCGCACGCTGCCCGGTTCGCGCCGCGTCCGCTTTGCCAAGCACGTCACCGGCGAACCGATGCGTGCCGAGTTCACCCAGGGCTTCGTCTATTCGGATGCGTGGGTCCAGGACGCACGCCTGGTGGTGCTCAACGCCATGGACGCCGTGCACCGCGGTGCGAAGATCGAGACCCATACGCGTTGCGTCAGCGCACGCCGCGATGGCGATGCGTGGATCGCCGAGCTCGAAGCACGCGATGGTACCCGCCACTTCGTCCGTGCCCGCTCGCTGGTGAACGCGGCCGGCCCGTGGGCGGCCAGCTTCCTCGACGACGTCGCCCACGTGAAGCACACGCACAGCCTGCGCCTGATCAAGGGCAGCCACATCGTTGTGCCGAAGATCTTCGACCACCGCTACGCGTACATCTTCCAGCAGCCTGACCGCCGCATCGTGTTCGCCATCCCCTATGAGCGCGACTTCACCCTGATCGGCACCACCGACATCGAGTACAAGGCCGACCCGTCGCATCCCACCATCGACGCGGAGGAAACCCAGTACCTGTGCGAGGCGGTCAACCGCTACTTCAAGAAGCAGCTGACCCCGAAGGATGTCGTCTGGAGCTATAGCGGCGTACGTCCCCTCCTGCAGGACGAAGCGGGCAGCGCCTCGGAAGTCACGCGCGATTACCTGCTGGATATCGACCAGACCGGTGGTGCACCGTTGCTCAATGTCTTCGGCGGCAAGCTCACCACGTTCCGCAAGCTCTCCGAGGAGGCGGTCGACAAGCTCGCCCCGCTGCTGGGCAACGACAAGCCGGCCTGGACGGCCGACGCGAGGCCGCTGCCCGGCGGTGGCGAGCGTGACATCGACGCCCTCACCGACGACATCCGCGCGTCGCGTCCGTGGCTGCCGGAAGCCTTCGCCTGGCGCCTCACCCATATGTACGGCACCCGTGCGCGCGACCTGCTGGGCGAAGCCAACGGGCTCGACGCGCTGGGCAAGCATTTCGGCTCCGACCTGTACCAGGCCGAGGTGGATTACCTCGTGCGCCACGAATGGGCCACCGAAGCCGAAGATATCCTCTGGCGGCGTAGCAAGATCGGCCTGCGCGTCGGTCCGGACGATGTCCGCCGCCTCACCGAATACCTGGATCAGCGGGTGCCCAAGGCCCCGACGACCCCCACCCCGTAA
- a CDS encoding rod shape-determining protein, translated as MFKKFRGLFSNDISIDLGTANTLIYVRGQGIVLNEPSVVAIRQDRGPGGPRAVAAVGGDAKRMLGRTPGNIATVRPMKDGVIADFTMTEAMLQHFIKQVHRSRMLRPSPRVLVCVPCGSTQVERRAIKESAEGAGARDVFLIEEPMAAAIGAGIPVHEARGSMVLDIGGGTSEVAVISLNGIVYSQSVRVGGDRFDEAIINYVRRNHGTLIGESTAERIKLEVGCAFPQSEVREMEISGRNLAEGVPRMFTINSNEVLEALHEPLSGIVAAVKAALEQTPPELCSDVAERGIVLTGGGALLRDLDRLISEETGLHVAVADDPLTCVARGGGKALEMIDQHGSDFFAFE; from the coding sequence ATGTTTAAGAAGTTCCGCGGACTCTTTTCGAACGACATCTCCATCGATCTCGGCACGGCCAATACGCTCATTTATGTGCGCGGCCAGGGCATTGTCCTGAACGAGCCGTCGGTGGTCGCCATCCGCCAGGACCGTGGTCCGGGTGGCCCTCGTGCCGTTGCCGCCGTCGGTGGCGACGCCAAGCGCATGCTCGGCCGCACCCCTGGCAACATCGCCACGGTGCGCCCGATGAAGGACGGCGTCATTGCCGACTTCACCATGACCGAGGCGATGCTCCAGCACTTCATCAAGCAGGTCCACCGCTCGCGCATGCTGCGTCCCAGCCCGCGCGTGCTGGTCTGCGTGCCCTGCGGTTCCACCCAGGTGGAACGCCGCGCGATCAAGGAATCGGCCGAAGGCGCCGGTGCCCGTGACGTCTTCCTGATCGAAGAGCCGATGGCGGCCGCGATCGGTGCAGGCATCCCGGTGCACGAGGCCCGTGGCTCGATGGTCCTCGACATCGGCGGCGGCACCTCCGAAGTGGCGGTGATCTCGCTCAACGGCATCGTCTACTCGCAGTCCGTGCGCGTGGGCGGCGACCGCTTCGACGAGGCCATCATCAACTACGTGCGCCGCAACCACGGCACGCTGATCGGTGAATCCACCGCCGAGCGGATCAAGCTCGAGGTCGGCTGCGCCTTCCCGCAGAGCGAAGTCCGCGAGATGGAAATCTCCGGGCGTAACCTCGCCGAAGGCGTGCCGCGCATGTTCACCATCAACTCCAACGAAGTGCTGGAAGCCCTGCACGAGCCGCTTTCCGGCATCGTGGCGGCGGTCAAGGCCGCGCTGGAGCAGACCCCGCCGGAGCTCTGCTCCGACGTGGCCGAGCGCGGCATCGTGCTCACCGGTGGTGGCGCGCTGCTGCGCGACCTGGATCGCCTCATTTCCGAGGAAACCGGCCTGCACGTGGCCGTGGCCGACGACCCGCTCACCTGCGTGGCGCGTGGCGGCGGCAAGGCCCTGGAAATGATCGACCAGCACGGCAGCGACTTCTTCGCTTTCGAATGA
- the mrdA gene encoding penicillin-binding protein 2, which yields MSRRRASIKEVRGEVALFRRRALAGFALILMGLAAVCARYVYLQVYHHDEFAARSEQNRIKPRAIPPARGLIYDRNGVLLADNVPAFRLEVTPEQVGDMDKMLAELGAVVPISDDDITLFKKQVKQGRRFEGVPLKLKLTEDEIGRFAVNRWRFPGVDVVPYLTRRYPMGPEFAHVIGYVSRIDSDDLDRMDDEEEASYKGTTHIGRIGIERSYEKLLHGAPGYELVEVNADGRTQAVLDTTPPTPGKNIYLSIDTRLQKAALEGLAGRPGAAIAIDPRNGQVLAFASFPTFDPNLFVNGISSADYKSLTTDPDKPLYNRALRGVYPPGSTVKPLLALGGLTLGLRRPSDTVFSNGQFCIPGQSRCYRDDDRGGNGTVNMMQAIEHSTNTYFYKLALDMGIDRLSGWMSKFSFGSKTGIDLVGEAEGVLPSREWKAKRSKAGWFPGETIIAGIGQGYWAVTPIQLAHAIATFAGHGVPYAPHLLLDTQDGVDSPRVAQSFPPEGPSVVRRDSDWQAVNQGMIDVINSGKGTGKKVGIGFPYVMAGKSGTAERFSRKTDAYDNNKNSAYLASRHRAWFIAYTPAEDPKIAVAVLLEAGAWGAQDSGPIVRKILDQWVVNSGGPRPEALPPGPIATSDAPIESAPASDDSVQGAQPASSSSSEPPPDDNGEDQ from the coding sequence ATGAGCAGGCGGCGCGCCTCCATCAAGGAAGTGCGCGGTGAGGTGGCGTTGTTCCGCCGCCGCGCGCTGGCCGGGTTTGCCCTGATCCTGATGGGCCTGGCCGCCGTGTGCGCGCGCTACGTGTACCTGCAGGTCTACCACCACGACGAATTCGCCGCGCGTTCGGAACAGAACCGGATCAAGCCGCGCGCGATCCCGCCGGCGCGTGGCCTGATCTACGACCGCAACGGCGTGCTGCTGGCCGACAACGTGCCCGCGTTCCGCCTGGAAGTGACGCCGGAACAGGTCGGCGACATGGACAAGATGCTCGCCGAGCTGGGTGCCGTCGTGCCGATCAGCGACGACGACATCACCCTGTTCAAGAAGCAGGTGAAGCAGGGCCGCCGGTTCGAAGGCGTGCCGCTGAAGCTCAAGCTCACCGAAGACGAAATCGGCCGTTTCGCCGTGAATCGCTGGCGATTCCCCGGCGTGGACGTGGTCCCGTACCTCACCCGGCGCTACCCGATGGGGCCCGAGTTCGCCCACGTGATCGGCTATGTGAGCCGCATCGATTCGGACGACCTCGATCGCATGGACGACGAGGAAGAGGCCAGCTACAAGGGCACCACCCACATCGGCCGGATCGGGATCGAGCGCTCCTACGAGAAGCTGCTGCACGGTGCGCCGGGCTATGAGCTGGTCGAGGTCAACGCCGACGGCCGCACCCAGGCCGTGCTCGACACCACGCCGCCGACGCCGGGCAAGAACATCTACCTGTCGATCGACACGCGCCTGCAGAAGGCCGCGCTGGAAGGCCTCGCGGGACGCCCCGGCGCCGCCATCGCGATCGATCCGCGCAACGGCCAGGTGCTCGCGTTCGCCAGCTTCCCCACCTTCGATCCCAACCTGTTCGTCAACGGCATCAGCTCGGCCGACTACAAGTCGCTGACCACCGATCCGGACAAGCCGCTGTACAACCGCGCCCTGCGCGGCGTGTACCCGCCGGGCTCGACGGTGAAGCCGCTGCTGGCCCTGGGTGGCCTCACCCTCGGCCTGCGCCGCCCCAGCGACACCGTGTTCTCGAACGGCCAGTTCTGCATCCCGGGACAGAGCCGCTGCTACCGCGACGACGATCGCGGCGGCAACGGCACGGTCAACATGATGCAGGCGATCGAGCATTCGACGAACACGTATTTCTACAAGCTCGCGCTGGACATGGGCATCGATCGCCTTTCGGGCTGGATGTCGAAGTTCAGCTTCGGCAGCAAGACCGGCATCGATCTGGTCGGCGAAGCCGAGGGCGTGTTGCCGTCGCGCGAGTGGAAGGCGAAGCGTTCGAAGGCGGGCTGGTTCCCGGGTGAGACGATCATCGCCGGCATCGGCCAGGGTTACTGGGCGGTGACGCCGATCCAACTGGCCCATGCGATCGCCACCTTCGCCGGCCATGGCGTGCCGTATGCGCCGCACCTGCTGCTGGACACCCAGGACGGCGTCGACAGCCCGCGCGTCGCCCAGTCGTTCCCGCCGGAAGGGCCCTCGGTGGTCCGCCGCGACAGCGACTGGCAGGCGGTGAACCAGGGCATGATCGACGTGATCAACTCGGGCAAGGGCACCGGCAAGAAGGTCGGCATCGGCTTCCCCTACGTGATGGCGGGCAAGAGCGGTACGGCCGAGCGTTTCTCGCGCAAGACCGACGCCTACGACAACAACAAGAACAGCGCCTACCTGGCCTCGCGCCATCGTGCGTGGTTCATCGCGTACACCCCGGCGGAAGACCCGAAGATCGCCGTCGCCGTGCTGCTCGAAGCCGGTGCATGGGGCGCGCAGGATTCCGGCCCGATCGTGCGCAAGATCCTTGACCAGTGGGTGGTCAACTCGGGCGGCCCGCGTCCGGAAGCGTTGCCGCCGGGCCCGATCGCCACCTCGGATGCGCCGATCGAAAGCGCGCCGGCCAGCGACGACAGCGTGCAGGGCGCACAGCCGGCGTCGTCCTCCAGCAGCGAGCCGCCGCCGGACGATAACGGTGAGGACCAGTAA
- the mreC gene encoding rod shape-determining protein MreC: MALNRDDKSPLFSPGVAGTLRLIVYLALACVLMVLDHRGGWLANVRYGLSIIVEPVYRIAGLPSQGFQAATVAFADRQRLTEANQRLREDLLLANAKLNRMASVAEQNTRLKELLDTQHSLSISVQLARLIGVDLGTFRHRIVLNLGSRDQVKPGQVVIDARGVMGQIVEVMPTTSVAMLITDPNHAIPVTIERTGLRTVAYGSRAGDMLSLPNIPVSADVQAGDKLVTSGLGGRFPPGFPVGVVRDVGQTPSGTFLSANAVPSADLDRSEDVLLLHDLAEPAGPPDVAQPVGPPPGLAPDPNAPAPSSSSAAPRPTLPSVTSPTVSGAPARTSSTGRSGATP, encoded by the coding sequence ATGGCCCTCAATCGCGACGACAAGTCGCCGTTGTTCTCGCCCGGCGTGGCGGGAACGCTGCGCCTGATCGTTTACCTCGCGCTCGCCTGCGTGCTGATGGTCCTCGACCATCGCGGCGGCTGGCTGGCGAACGTCCGTTACGGGCTGTCGATCATCGTCGAGCCCGTCTACCGGATCGCCGGCCTGCCTTCGCAGGGCTTCCAGGCGGCGACGGTGGCGTTCGCCGATCGGCAGCGCCTCACCGAGGCCAACCAGCGCCTGCGTGAAGACCTGCTGCTGGCCAACGCCAAGCTCAACCGCATGGCCTCGGTCGCCGAGCAGAACACCCGCCTGAAGGAACTGCTGGACACCCAGCACAGCCTGTCGATCAGCGTGCAGCTCGCCCGCCTGATCGGCGTGGACCTCGGAACCTTCCGCCATCGCATCGTGCTGAACCTCGGCTCGCGCGACCAGGTGAAGCCGGGCCAGGTGGTGATCGATGCGCGCGGCGTCATGGGCCAGATCGTCGAAGTGATGCCGACCACCTCGGTGGCGATGCTGATCACCGATCCGAACCACGCCATCCCGGTCACGATCGAACGCACCGGCCTGCGCACCGTGGCCTACGGCTCGCGTGCGGGCGACATGCTCTCGCTGCCGAACATCCCGGTCTCGGCCGACGTGCAGGCCGGCGACAAGCTGGTCACCTCGGGCCTGGGCGGGCGTTTCCCGCCGGGCTTCCCCGTGGGCGTGGTCCGCGACGTGGGCCAGACCCCGTCGGGCACCTTCCTGTCGGCCAATGCCGTGCCCTCGGCCGACCTCGACCGCAGCGAAGACGTCTTGCTGCTGCACGACCTGGCCGAGCCCGCGGGACCGCCCGATGTCGCCCAGCCGGTCGGTCCGCCGCCGGGCCTGGCCCCGGATCCGAACGCACCGGCGCCGTCCAGCTCCAGCGCCGCGCCACGCCCGACCCTGCCGTCGGTGACCTCGCCGACCGTCAGTGGCGCGCCGGCACGCACTTCTTCCACCGGTCGCAGCGGGGCCACGCCATGA